One Polaribacter sp. KT25b DNA segment encodes these proteins:
- the gmk gene encoding guanylate kinase — MKTKKIMSDFKGKLIVFSAPSGSGKTTIVRHLLKQEELNLEFSISATSREARGLEKDGIDYYFISLKEFKNHIKNDEFLEWEEVYRDNFYGTLKTEIERIWALKKHVIFDIDVVGGLRIKKKYPEETLAVFVKPPSVDELKIRLKKRKTESEAKINMRIAKASVELATAPQFDKIIKNYELEVALKEAEDLVSDFLKKQ; from the coding sequence ATGAAAACCAAAAAAATTATGAGTGATTTTAAAGGAAAATTAATTGTGTTTTCCGCACCTTCAGGATCTGGTAAAACAACTATAGTTCGCCATTTATTAAAACAAGAAGAATTAAATCTAGAATTCTCTATATCAGCAACTTCTAGAGAAGCAAGAGGTTTGGAAAAAGACGGAATTGATTATTATTTTATTTCGTTAAAAGAGTTTAAAAACCACATTAAAAATGATGAATTTTTAGAATGGGAAGAAGTGTACAGAGATAATTTTTACGGAACTTTAAAAACTGAAATTGAAAGAATTTGGGCACTAAAAAAACACGTTATTTTTGATATTGATGTTGTTGGAGGTTTGCGAATTAAAAAGAAATATCCAGAAGAAACATTAGCTGTTTTTGTAAAACCACCTAGTGTAGACGAATTAAAAATACGTTTAAAAAAACGTAAAACAGAAAGTGAAGCAAAAATTAATATGCGTATTGCAAAAGCTTCTGTAGAATTAGCAACTGCACCGCAATTTGATAAAATTATTAAAAATTACGAGCTAGAAGTTGCTTTAAAAGAGGCAGAAGATTTGGTAAGTGACTTTTTAAAGAAACAGTAA